DNA from Macadamia integrifolia cultivar HAES 741 chromosome 12, SCU_Mint_v3, whole genome shotgun sequence:
CCTTACCAGTATGTTTGATTCAAAAATTACCCTTTCACAGGTAACAATTCTTTATGTTATTAACTTATTATCATTACTGTCACTTGGTTTTCCTATGATCAGTGTTGAGTCTATACTCCGAAGAATTCATTATCTTCATTGATCCTTAGTTGACATCATTACTTGCCTAAATCTGATTGACCTGCTTGAAATTTGCTAATGCTAGTTGGTTTCCTATGGGCCAGTACTGAATCCATATTCCACTTTCTGTGGCTGAGTTGAAAGTTACACTTCAGGTTCGTTTTGAATGTTCACTACATTGAGTTTAACTCAGTCAGAATATGGAGCAGTGCACAAGTGGTGAGTCATTTGACCGGAATATGGAGAAGTGCACAAGTGATATGAGTCATTTGACCTCTGATTATTGGAGATCTTTTAGATGAAATAATATTGCCATGTGTCAGTGTATTGAACTTTTTCAATTTGTAGTTGGAGCAGGTACATTCCCACCTGGAGCTGTATTTTGAAAGATTTCGGAAACTCTTAGGAGCTGGCAACCGAAGATATATCCAAACGTTGATGGTCATCACTCGAGCTTTTCTCCGAGTGTTTCTTGATGACAAAAATTCAAGTATCCTGAGTTCTTGTCAGGGCATTGAACATGACCCTGGAGAAAAAAATGTCTGCGATTCTTCAATGGCTATTAATGAATTCTTATTCTCTCTCAATGTTGACAACATCAACCTGGTTAAATTAATGCTGTATataaaggaaagcaaaatcatTCACAAGGTAAATGCCTATACGTACCATGAAATTTGTCAATTCTTAGTCTTTTCGAGGAAGGTCATTAATTATCTGGTCTCTCAGGTCAATGGCTACGGAGCGAAACTAGCTAGTATACAAGGAGGTTCTATGAttgatgatggtggtggcaAGGAAAATGCTTTATCTGGTTTTCAGGCGTTAGTTGATGTCTTAAGTTCACTAACTAATAACGATGGTGATGGGAGGATAATAATCTCAAGGAGAAGAGATATCTGTTCTAGCAAGCAAGAAGGATATATTAAATATGTCATGCTTGCTGGAGAAAAGATTTTTTCTGAGGTATTGTAGTAATGCTGAATTTTACTGGTTTTGTGCTGCATAAATTATGTTTTCAGACTTCGGAAGCTGAATCTAGTATATGAACTTTCCACAGATAACAAACCAAGCACATGCTGTTGTGCTGGCAGGAGGAACTCTGCAGCCTATGGAGGAGACAAGAGCACGACTCTTCCCATGGATACCTCCAGACCAATTACATTTTTTCTCATGTTGCCATATTGTTCCTCCTGAGAGCATTTTGCCGATTGCTGTTTCTCATGGGCCCTCTGGTCTTTCTTATGATTTTAGCTACAGTTCCAGAAGCTCTCGAGTCATGGTGAATGCATCTCACTGttacttgtctttttttttttttttagatgggaACACCAtggagggagggggggaggggaaggtgACAGCCAGGAGACCCGAACTCTATCTTGGTGCGTGTGGGCTAAACGCACCACAACCTCACCAATtgcactaggcagttgttgtaaCTGTTACTTGTCTTTGTTATTGGAATTTAGGAAGAGAAACCATCATCTGCTTTCACTGCCATGCTAACACTATCTACTAAGTCTTAGGCTTCTCTTTGAGTGAGTTCTTCCATAGAATCTTGGTTAACTTCACTCGTGTCCACATAGGTGCCtttgtggaaattttttttgtatttgaatttttttttcctgggaaATTCAAGGGTTTTTATAGTTGTAATTATCTTGTTTAATGCTGACATGCTGTAATTTTGTGTTGTTCTGGGTTGTAGGATAACATACAGCAACTGTGAACACTGTTGTTGGGTAGACAGAGCACTTTACATTTTGAGATATAATATTGACATatcttatagaaaaaaaaaggaaaagggtaaTATTAAGTATTAACAATGTGTTGAAGGACGCTTTAGTGGTTTGCCATATAAACCTAAAGGACCATAAAGTGCATCCCCTGTACCATCCTCTTCCATTCCGTACTATGTAGCaaacttttttcctttcctttttttgtttatttaaaaaTTGAGAAGCACAAGAGAATGTTGCTAGGTAATAGTGATATAGATAACTGGGAAGCATTTAATTGCTTTAATAGACATACCTATCCTAAGGAAAAGCTACAGGAGCCGAGTTCATTTATATTCCTTCAATGGTCTGTTCTATTGTTTATCTTGGTACTGTGATATTTTTGCTTCCTCTGTTTTTGAGTCCAATTCTTTGTCATCTCTTTTGGAATTCATATTTGGACCTGTTTGAAACCaatcttcttcttgttccttTATAGAAATATTTATAGTTTTATTGTCTTAACTATGAACCTTCAGTTGTAATTGTTGAAAGGCAGGGTGATGGGTGAATAAGCTGTGGTTATGTCATTGGAATTGCAGATAGAGGAGCTAGGGCGTTTACTCTGCAATCTAGTGACAGTGGTACCTGAAGGAATTGTTGTATTCTTCTCATCATTTGAGTATGAAGGTTTGGCCCATGATACATGGAAAGCTTCAGGCATCCTTGCAAGGATTATGAAGAAAAAGCGTATATTTAGAGAGCCTAGAAGTAATGCTGATGTGGAACTAGTTCTCAAGGAATACAAGGAAACTATTCTTGCATTGTCTGCTGGAGGTCCAAAAGAAAATCCAGTTATTTACAATGGTGCTATGCTTCTAGCTGTGGTTGGCGGGAAGGTATCAGAGGGTATTAATTTCAGTGATGGAATGGGTCGATGTGTAGTTATGGTTGGACTGCCCTACGCCAACCCATCTGACGTTGAGTTGATGGAGAGAATAAAGCATATTGAAGGGTTGGGAGAATCAAATAATAGCAGAACCCCTGTGATTTCCACTAATAATGAATCCTGCAACGGCGAAGCAGTTCAAGCTGGGTT
Protein-coding regions in this window:
- the LOC122057607 gene encoding ATP-dependent DNA helicase DDX11 isoform X5 translates to MKSCIPGFLLEVHKLGNSTRISERCLDLQKHRKEEFSKTKIEGNGRRIQRKKSSSGCPMLRKHKLQRQFMNEVTQLEALDIEDLVHLGKRIGTCPYYGSRSVVPVVSLVVLPYQSLLFKSSRESLGLNLKNSIVIIDEAHNLADCLTSMFDSKITLSQLEQVHSHLELYFERFRKLLGAGNRRYIQTLMVITRAFLRVFLDDKNSSILSSCQGIEHDPGEKNVCDSSMAINEFLFSLNVDNINLVKLMLYIKESKIIHKVNGYGAKLASIQGGSMIDDGGGKENALSGFQALVDVLSSLTNNDGDGRIIISRRRDICSSKQEGYIKYVMLAGEKIFSEITNQAHAVVLAGGTLQPMEETRARLFPWIPPDQLHFFSCCHIVPPESILPIAVSHGPSGLSYDFSYSSRSSRVMIEELGRLLCNLVTVVPEGIVVFFSSFEYEGLAHDTWKASGILARIMKKKRIFREPRSNADVELVLKEYKETILALSAGGPKENPVIYNGAMLLAVVGGKVSEGINFSDGMGRCVVMVGLPYANPSDVELMERIKHIEGLGESNNSRTPVISTNNESCNGEAVQAGFGILRSCKRQGREYYENLCMKAVNQSIGRAIRHINDYAAILLVDSRYASDPSKRCFSHPTSKLPQWIKDRLISTTSNYGEVQRLLRQFFKFNKERKQKI
- the LOC122057607 gene encoding putative ATP-dependent RNA helicase DDX12 isoform X4, with product MRSFVPVSERKDQKREKAKKLGHRSWGFDKRRPKKDCRDLFSGSGKEEEDVGNQKGPVMPQKTRDTVELNEDEFLLEEYESEDEGKDDGNPKRKANSVSFSSSSDGEDEDGLRDEEEEEDLKVYFCSRTHSQLSQFIKELRRTTFASELKVISLGSRKNLCINEEVHKLGNSTRISERCLDLQKHRKEEFSKTKIEGNGRRIQRKKSSSGCPMLRKHKLQRQFMNEVTQLEALDIEDLVHLGKRIGTCPYYGSRSVVPVVSLVVLPYQSLLFKSSRESLGLNLKNSIVIIDEAHNLADCLTSMFDSKITLSQLEQVHSHLELYFERFRKLLGAGNRRYIQTLMVITRAFLRVFLDDKNSSILSSCQGIEHDPGEKNVCDSSMAINEFLFSLNVDNINLVKLMLYIKESKIIHKVNGYGAKLASIQGGSMIDDGGGKENALSGFQALVDVLSSLTNNDGDGRIIISRRRDICSSKQEGYIKYVMLAGEKIFSEITNQAHAVVLAGGTLQPMEETRARLFPWIPPDQLHFFSCCHIVPPESILPIAVSHGPSGLSYDFSYSSRSSRVMIEELGRLLCNLVTVVPEGIVVFFSSFEYEGLAHDTWKASGILARIMKKKRIFREPRSNADVELVLKEYKETILALSAGGPKENPVIYNGAMLLAVVGGKVSEGINFSDGMGRCVVMVGLPYANPSDVELMERIKHIEGLGESNNSRTPVISTNNESCNGEAVQAGFGILRSCKRQGREYYENLCMKAVNQSIGRAIRHINDYAAILLVDSRYASDPSKRCFSHPTSKLPQWIKDRLISTTSNYGEVQRLLRQFFKFNKERKQKI